CGTGCCGATTTTATCAGCACAGATACAATGACCAACATTAGACTGGGGCATTACGCATTGCCGCAGATGGCCGGCAAAAAGATTACTGAAACCCGCAGAAAAGTAAAAGGGCATGAGGTGCTCATTATTGATAATGGGGTGTATCAGTTGGCATGGGTAAATGTGCAAGGTTGGGCCAATCTGGAAGTGCGGCAAGCGGTGGGAATGCATCCGCAGGCAAATAACAGTTCGGTCATCAATGCTGCTGCACAAATACCTGCTGGTGATGATGGGAGCTGGATGGTATCGCTATTGTTGTGGAAGAAAAGTGGCGATGATTGGAGTGATGAGGAATTGCTACCCATCAGTAAATGGACATTCAGCCGGGATGGTAGTACAGCCAATATGCTGCTGAAGAACGCCAATGCCGCAGGTCAACAAAAGATTACTCTACAACGCTAATCGTTAAATCAATTCATGTGCATTGGGTACAATGCGCAGCAGTTGATGGAAATTTTTCTTGTAGTGTTTCTTGTCCAGCTTGTAATAGAATGCGCCTTTTTTTGAACCCGTTTTGTCTTTGTCGGTTTGCTTAAGCAGTAATCCGGTAGAGAGCATTTTGCGGGAAAAATTGCCTTTGTCAAATTCGGTTTCGTACACATCTTCAAACAGATTTTGTAGCACCGGTAAGGTGAACTTTTGCGGCAGCAATTCAAACAACACCGGATGGCTGGCCGCTTTATAGCGTAAACGCTGGCGGGCCATTTTCACCATTTGATTGTGGTCGAATATTAAGGAAGGGATTTCTTTCATTGAAAACCAGGCTGCCTGATAATCATCTGTCAACTGCTGTTGATATTGCTTGATATCAATGAGGGCAGTATAGGCAATGGAAATGGTACGTGCAAACGGGTCGCGGTCTGGCGCCGAAAAGCTGTGCAGCTGTTCCAGGTAAATGCCTTCCAGGCCGGTGAGTTGCTTCAGTACCCGGTTGGCAGCATCGTCGGTGCTTTCATCGGGTTGTACAAAGCCACCCATCAAACTCCACTTGCCCTTCATGGGTTCTAGGCCCCTTTTAATGAGCAGCAGTTGCATTTGCTGACCATCAAAGCCAAAAACAATACAGTCGATGGCCACATGATAAGTAGATACTTGGGGATAAGCAGGCATAAATCGTTGGTATTCTTCGTTGATAGAACAGCTGTTGCTACAGCCATTCGTGTGTGCTAAAATAAATAATAATTGTTGTTTTGACAATTAAAAGAGAACTGTTACTTTCGAAAGGCAATCAGGCACAGCATTCCTTTGGCCGGTCATAACAATGTTTATTTAGCAAAGGTATCGGAAGGTTGTACATGATGGCGATTTTCAACCAATGCATTGCTAAGCGCCAACCACATGAAAAAACTAGTATTCACGGTTGCTGTTGCCTTTCTTTCGGGCAGCGCTGCCATTGCGCAGCATCAGGTTTTGCTGCAACCTGCCAAAGCCACCACTACCATTAGCCGCCACATTTACGGTCATTTTGCAGAGCACCTGGGCCGTTGTATTTACGATGGTATTTACGTGGGTGATACCAATAAGGTAATACCCAACACAGATGGTGTTCGCAACGACATCATTGCGGCTTTACAACAACTGAAAGTGCCCAACCTGCGCTGGCCCGGCGGTTGCTTTGCCGATACCTATCATTGGAAAGATGGTGTGGGGCCAAAAGCCAATCGTCCGTCAATCGTCAACCGTTGGTGGGGAGGTGTTACTGAAGACAACAGCTTCGGTACGCATGATTTTCTCAACCTCTGCGAACGCATTGGTGCTGAGCCATATCTGGCGGGCAATGTGGGCAGTGGTACAGTGCAAGAATTGTCTGATTGGGTGCAATATGTAAGTGCCCCGGCCAATGCATCGCCCATGAGTAAATGGCGGGCACAAAACGGAAGAGAAAAACCCTGGAGTGTAAAATATTGGGGCGTTGGTAATGAAGTGTGGGGTTGTGGTGGCAATATGACACCGGAATACTATGCAAACATTTACAAGCAGTACGCCACCTTCATGAGTAGCTGGAATAATGATGATAAAATTTTCCGTGTTGCATCGGGTGCCAATGGCGATAACTACCATTGGACGGAAGTGATGATGCGGGATATTCCGCACCACATGCTGGAAGGTGTAGGCGTACATCATTACGCTGTTATCAATTGGAACAAGAAAGGCTCAGCCACGCAGTTTACAGAGGCAGATTATTTCAATACCATGAAATCGGCTTTGTATATGGAAGAGCTGGTGACCAAGCATGCTGCGGTGATGGATAAATATGATCCGAAGAAAAAAGTGGCGATGCTGGTAGATGAATGGGGTGGTTGGTATGATGTAGAACCCGGCACCAATCCTGGTTTTTTGTATCAGCAAAACACCATGCGTGATGCCATGATTGCAGGTGCTACGCTCAATATTTTCAATAACCATGCAGACCGGGTACGTATGGCCAACCTGGCACAAACAGTAAACGTGTTGCAGGCAGTGATTTTAACCAAGGGTGCCAAAATGATTTTGACGCCTACTTATCATGTAATGCAGATGTACAATGTGCATCAGGATGCAACACTCATACCCGTACAGGCACAAACAGCAACCAACTATACATTAGGTGCGGCGCAATTGCCTGCTATTTCCATCAGTGCATCAAAAAATAAAGCTGGTGTAACGCATATTTCATTGGTGAACATTGATGCCACTAAAAGCAACACCGTAAAATTGAATGTAGACGGCGCAACGTACAAGAAAGTAAGCGGTCAGATACTGACTGCAGCTTCACTGCAAACCTATAATGATTTTGATGCGCCGAACCGTATTCAACCTGCTGCTTTCAATGGCGCCAGGTTGAATGGAAACAGTTTGGAAGTAACCATGCCGCCATTATCTGTAGTGGTGCTGGCAGTAAATGAATAATCATGCACAACAGATTAGTACAGATTGTAACCGGATTGCTTTGCTGTTTCAGTGTACCATTGATGGCTCAACCCATTGTGGTAAATCCGGCTATTAAAACTGCCAGTATTTCGCCCAACATGTGGGGCGTGTTTTTTGAAGACATCAATATGGGAGCCGATGGCGGTATTTATGCAGAAATGATCAAGAACCGCTCCTTCGAATTTCAGAAGCCACTCATGGGTTGGAAGCTGGACAACAAGCCATTCAGAGAGGGAGCAATTACCGTGCAGAACCGTCAACAAGCCAATACCAACAATCCGCGTTTTATTCGGGTGCAGGCTACAGATGTTGCCGGTAGTGTACTAAGCATGACGAACGAGGGTTTCCGGGGTATGGCTGTAAAAAAAGATTTACGGTATGATTTCAGTTGCCTCTATCAACATGCCGATAACCAAACGGATATACGCATGCAGCTGGAATTGATTGATACACTTGGCAAAACACTCGGCGGTGCAATTATACAGCCTGCTGTATCTGCCGGAAAGTGGTCGAAGTTTACCGCCAGTTTTACCGCCACAGCTACAAATGCCAAAGCAAAATTCAGAATAACGTTTACAGGCAGGGGCAGTATTGATTTGGATATGATTTCGCTGTTTCCGGAAGACACCTGGAAAAAAAGACCGGGAGGCATGCGGGCTGATATGATACAGCTGCTGGCCGATATGAAGCCTGGTTTTATTCGTTTTCCCGGCGGTTGTATTGTAGAAGGATTTGACTTGAACAATCGTTATCAATGGAAAAAAACGATTGGCCCCATCGAAGAACGCCAGCTCATCATGAACCGCTGGAACGTTGAGTTTGCACATCGCCCGGCACCCGATTATTTTCAAACGTTTGGCCTGGGTTTCTTCGAATATTTTCAACTGGCTGAAGACATTGGCGCCAAGCCATTGCCCATTTTAAATTGTGGCATGGCTTGCCAGTTCAATTCAGCAGAACTGGTACCTATGGATCAACTCGATCCTTACATACAGGATGCATTGGATTTGGTTGAATTTGCTAATGGTGATACCAACACTGTTTGGGGTAAAAAGCGGGCCGCCATGGGGCATGCAGCGCCATTCAATCTTACAATGATTGGCATAGGTAATGAAAACTGGGGACCACAATATGTAGAACGGTTGCAGGCATTTACCAAGGCCATTCGCAGCAAGTATCCCGGTATTCAAATCATTGCGAGTTCTGGCACCGATCCTTTAGGAGAACGCTTCGATTTTCTCAATCAGTCATTGCGGGCCATGCAGGTTGATTTTGTAGATGAACATTACTACCGCAAGCCGGATTGGTTTTTAAGCAATGCATCCCGCTACGATGCTTACACCAGAAACGGTTCAAAAGTATTTGCCGGTGAGTATGCGGCACACAGCGACAGCAAACAGACCGCAGAAAAAAGAAACAACTGGCAGGCGGCATTGAGTGAAGCTGCTTTTCTGACTGGTTTAGAACGCAATGCTGATGTAGTGCAAATGGCTTCGTATGCACCGCTGTTTGCACACGTGGAAGGCTGGCAATGGAACCCCGATTTGATTTGGGTAAACAACCAGCAAGTGATTGGCAGTGCCAGCTATCAGGTGCAAAAATTGTATGCACTCAACAAGGGCACACATGCCGTAGCCATCAGTCGCAATGGCGCAGTAATGGCTGGTAAAGACAGCTTGTATGCCAGCGCTGTAGTTGATGCCAATACACAAGAGCTGCTGATAAAAATCGCAAACGTATCGGCTACAACTCAAACGCTGCCCATAGACATTGCCGGTGTAAAAATGCAGGGAAAAGTGGTGCAGCAAACATTGTTGCAGCATCCCGATTTGATGGCGGCCAACAGTTTTGATCAGCCGGATAATATTGTGCCTGTGCAGACTGCCGTTTTGTGCAAGAGCAAAACATTTACCTACGAAGCGAAACCTTATTCTTTTGTATTGCTGCGCATTGCGCTAAAAAAATAATTACACATCTCCCTACTGAAAACGAAACATGCTATGAAAAAAATCTCCTGGATGCTTGGCCTCGTGTTGATGTTGGCCGCTTGCCAATCTGCTACTGAGCCTACTACAGAAACCACAACCAGCAAGGCTGTTAGCAGCATCAATTGGGGTACTGTAGATGGCAAAGAAGTAAAGCTGTATACGCTTACTAATAAAAATGGGGTAGAGGTGAAAATCACCAATTACGGCGGCATTGTTACATCGTGGATTACTGCCGATAAAAAGGGCAACAAAAGCAATGTGGTACTCGGTTTTGATAGCCTGAGTGGTTATCTGGCAAAGCCTCCTTACTTCGGTGCCATCATTGGCCGCTATGGCAATCGGATTGGCAATGCCACTTTCAAAATTGATACTGCCACTTATCAACTGGCTGCCAACGATGGCAAGCAACACCTGCATGGTGGCAACAAGGGATATGATAAAGTAGTGTGGGATGCACAGCCTTCGGATAGTACAGCATCACTAACGCTTACGTATTTGAGTAAAGATGGAGAAGAAGGATATCCCGGCAACTTGTCTATCACCGTGGTGTACACCTTAACTGATGCCGACGAATTGCTGATGGAATACAGTGCAGAGACCGACAAAACAACGCCGGTGAATCTGACCAATCATAGTTACTTCAACCTTACCGGTGATGTAGCCAACACTATACTTAGCCATCAGTTGCAAGTGCATGCAGATAAGTACACACCTGTTGATGCAGGCCTTATTCCCACAGGCGAATTGAAGGCGGTGAAAGATGGTCCGTTTGATTTTTTACAACCCCACCAGATTGGTGAACGAATTGCACAAGTGCCCGGTGGCTATGATCACAACTTTGTGCTGAACCGCACCAGTGCAGACTTGGAACTGGTAGCTACTTTGAGCGACAGCATCAGCGGCCGCAAATTGGAAGTGTACACCACTGAACCCGGTTTGCAATTTTACAGTGGTAATTTTTTGGATGGTAGTATTAAAACCAGCAGTGGACAGCCGATTCAACAGCATGCGGCACTTTGCCTGGAAACACAGCATTTCCCCGATTCACCCAACAAGCCTGAATTTCCTTCAACACTCTTGAAGCCGGGAGAAAAATACCACACAGTAACGAAGTATAAAATTACGCTGCAATAGTAGTGCCGATAAAATGACCAACATGAATAGCGAAGTGTCGTATGTGATAGGCGTTGATTATGGTTCAGATTCTGTTCGAACCATCATCGTAAATGCAAAGACCGGTGAAGAACTGGCGGCCGATGTTTTTTATTATCCAAGATGGCAAAAGCAATTGTACTGCAACATGCAGGCAAATCAGTTTCGCCAGCATCCGTTGGATTATGTAGAAGGATTGGAAACGACCATTAAAAATTGCGTAGCAAAAGTTGGTGCATCAGTAGCGGCCAACATCAAAGCATTGTCGGTTGATACCACCGGTTCTACACCAGTGGCTACCGATAAGCATGGTACACCACTGGCTATGTTGCCGGGTTTTGAAGAAAATCCCAATGCCATGTTTGTACTGTGGAAAGACCACACAGGTGTAGGTGAAGCTGCGGAAATAAATGCTCATACCGAAAAATTTGAAACCAATTACCTGCAGTTTGTGGGCGGTATTTATTCCAGCGAATGGTTTTGGGCCAAGCTCTTACATGTACTTCGTGCCGATGAAGCCGTTCGCAACAACATTTATTCATTTGTAGAGCATTGCGATTGGATTCCTTTCTTGCTTACAGGTGGCAATGACGTGCATCAAATGAAACGCAGCGTGTGTGCTGCAGGCCATAAAATTTTGTGGGCGAAAGAATGGGATGGTTTACCCCCCAATGAATTCTTTGCAACACTCGATCCGGTATTGGACGGTATCACTACAAGGTTGTTCAAAGACACATACGCCTCCAACGAAGCAGCAGGCATCATTAGTAAAGAATGGGCACAACGATTGGGCTTACCCGAAACAGTGGTAATAGGTGTAGGCGCTTACGATGCTCACATGGGTGCTGTTGGCGGACAAATAGAACCGTATCACCTGAGCAAAGTAATGGGCACATCTACCTGCGATATGATGGTAGCGCCAGCCAATGAGGTAGCCGGTAAATTGGTGAAAGGCATTTGCGGGCAAGTGCCCGGTTCTGTTATACCCGGTATGATTGGTTTGGAAGCAGGTCAGTCTGCATTTGGCGATGCGTATGCATGGTTCAAAAGATTGATTAGCTGGCCGCTGCAAACATTGGTGGCCAATTCGAATTTGCTGGATGAAGCTACCAAACAGCAACTCATTCAGGAAACGGAAAATGCCATTATACCTGCGCTGAGCAAAGCCGCTGAAAAAATAGAAGTGACTGTGCACAGTGAGTTGGCAGTAGACTGGTTCAACGGCCGCAGAACGCCCGATGCCAACCAGTTGCTCACTGCTTCTATAACGGGTCTGGATTTAGGTAGCGATGCGGTGCACCTGTTTCGGGCAGTAGTGGAGTCTACCTGCTTTGGTGCCAAAGCTATTGTAGAACGTTTTCAGGAGCAAGGTATTCCCGTAAAAGGATTGATTGGTTTAGGTGGTGTGGCTCGTAAATCGCCTTTCGTGATGCAAATGATGGCCGATGTAATGAACATGCCCATTCGTATTCACCGCTCCGAGCAAACCTGTGCATTGGGTGCTGCCATGTTTGCCGCAACGGCCGCTGGTATTTACAACAAAGTAGAAGATGCCATGCAGGCCATGGGACAAGGTTTTGATACGGTGTACGAACCTGATGCAGCAAAAGTGGCACTGTATCAGCAACGCTACGAACAGTATAAAAAAGTAGGTGCGTTTATGGAGGCGCAGATTATACATTAATTAATTCAACATCCTGCACTTGACACAACAGTGAGTGGACTCGGTGCCTTCTTTGTGTCTTCGTGGTAAATGATTTTTTCAATGAGTAAGTATCAACACATACAACAAGAGGCTTATGAAGCCAACATGCAGTTGCCCAAGCTGGGTCTGGTGCTGTTTACTTTTGGAAATGTGAGTGCTGCCGATCGCAGCCTTGGTGTGTTCGCCATAAAACCCAGTGGTGTAGCCTATGAAGATTTGACACCCGGCAAAATGGTGATCGTCGATTTTGAAGGTAAAACGGTGGAAGGCGATTTGCGTCCTTCTTCTGATACATTGACCCATGCTGTGTTGTACAAGCATTGGGAAAAAATTGGCGGCATTGTGCATACACATTCTACCTATGCTACATCGTGGGCACAGTCGCAGCGGGATATACCCATTTTTGGTACCACGCATGCCGATTACAACACCGTCGATATCCCTTGTGCACCACCCATGAGTGATGAAATGATACAAGGCAATTATGAACACGAAACCGGTTTTCAAATCATGAATTGCTTTGCAGCCAAAGGCCTTAGCTACGAAGAGGTAGAAATGGTATTGGTGGGTAATCATGCACCATTTACCTGGGGCAAAAATGCTGCGAAAGCCGTGCACAATAGTGCCGTGCTGGAGCAGGTGGCACAAATGGCATTGCTCACCGAACAAATCAATCCGAAAGCGCCGCGGTTAAAAGATGCGTTGATTAGGAAACACTATGAACGCAAGCACGGACCAGATAGTTACTACGGTCAGTAATCAATAGCATTAGTAAAACGGAATGTATGCGTGTTAAACAGATTCAGCGTCGTTGTCAGCTCAGCTTCTTATGTGTAGCCATGAGTGTGACGACTTTTGCGCAGCAGCGGGATTATCCCTATACTGCTGTTCCGTTTACACAAATACAGCTGAGTGATCAGTTTTGGTTGCCCCGCATCAAAGTCAATCATACCGTTACCATTCCGGCTTCTTTTGAACGATGTGAAAGCACGGGCCGTGTTCGCAACTTCGAAATGGCCGCGGCACAATCGGGTAAGTTTTGCACTACGTTTCCGTTTGATGATACAGACATTTACAAAACCATTGAAGGCGCTTCTTTTTCGCTGAGTTTGTTTCCGGATAAACAACTGGAAGCCTACATTGATACGCTGATTGACAAAGTGAGTAAGGCGCAGGAAGCGGATGGATATTTGTACACGGCCCGCACCATCAATCCGGCACAACCGCATGCCTGGGCTGGCCCCAACCGTTGGGAAAAAGAAAGAGAGCTCAGCCATGAGTTGTACAACAGTGGTCATTTGTATGAAGCTGCCGCAGCGCATTTTGCAGCAACAGGCAAAAAAAATCTGCTCAACATTGCATTAAAAAATGCGGATCTCGTTTGTCAGGTTTTTGGTAAGGACAAACTGCATGTTGCCCCCGGCCATCAGGTAGTGGAAATGGGATTGGTGAAACTCTATCGCATTACGGGCAATAAAGCCTATTTAGAAACAGCCCGTTTTTTTATTGAAGAAAGAGGCCACTACAAAGGCTATGATGCAAAGAGCAACGACCCTTGGCGCAATGGTGCGTACTGGCAAGATCATTTGCCTGTAACACAGCAGCGTGAAGCCATTGGCCATGCCGTACGAGCTGGTTATTTATACGCCGCTGTAGCCGATGTTGCTGCACTCACCGGCGATAGTTTGTTGCTACATGCAGTCGACAGCATCTGGCAAAATTTGGTGAGTAAGAAATTGTATGTGCAAGGTGGTGCAGGAGCAGTGTCGAGTGGCGAACGCTACGGCAACAATTATGAACTGCCCAATGGCACGGCTTACAACGAAACCTGTGCAGCCATTGCCAATGTATATTGGAACCAACGCATGTTTCAATTGCATGGTGATGCTAAGTACATGGATGTGCTGGAAAAAATTCTGTACAACGGTTTGATTTCTGGTGTTGGACTTGATGGCAAATCTTTTTCTACACCAATGCCATGCAGGTGACCAACAGCTTTAATCACCCAGCACTGGAAAGAGAACGTGCCGGTTGGTTCGAATGCAGTTGCTGCCCTACCAACATGACCCGTTTGCTGCCTTCAGTGCCGGGATATATGTATGCACAACGTGGCTGTGATGTGTATGTCAATTTGTTCATCAACAGCATGGCTTCACTCAGCATCAATACAAAGCAGGTGAGCATTGAGCAAAAAAACAATTACCCCTGGGATGGCGATTTGCAATTTGTGATTACACCTGCTAAAGGGGAACTCAATTTTGCGTTGAAAGTGCGCATCCCCGGCTGGGCACAGCAAGTAGCCATTCCATCCGATTTGTATCGTTTTGTGCCAGCCAATACTGCGCCGGTGCAGCTTTTTGTGAATGGTACTGCGGTGCCACTTAGCATGGAAAAAGGATATGCAGTATTACAACGCAACTGGAAAAAAGGTGATGTAGTTACTTTGAAATTACCCATGGATGTACAGCGGGTAGCCGCTAACAGTAAGCTGACAGAAAATGCGGGCAAGGTAGCCTTGCAACGTGGGCCTTTGATGTACTGTGCCGAATGGGCAGATAACAATGGTCGTGCTGCCAATTTGATATTGCCGGCACAAGCATCGTTTACCAGTAGCTGGGCACCAGCCATGCTCAATGGTGTAATGCTGTTGAAAAGTTCAGCGAATGCCTTACAGATACACGGCAGCAATGTGCAGACCGTTACACAGCCTTTTGTAGCCATTCCTTACTATGCGTGGGCCAACAGGGGCAAAGGCGAAATGATGTTGTGGCTGCCCGAGCAAATTGCCGATGTACAAATTATTACGCAACAAACTTTGGCGAACAGCCAACCAAAATAAGTCGTTCACTTTTTTATTCCTTCAACTATGACAGATTTAAAACAATTAGAAGTTTGGTTCGTAACAGGAAGCCAGGATTTATATGGCGAGCAAACCCTGCGTCAGGTAGCTGCCCACTCGCAGGAGATTGCCGCTTCGCTGCATGCCGCAGATATACCTGTGAGTGTGGTGTTTAAACCAACTGTAAAATCACCAGAAGAGATTTATGCCATTTGCGCCGAAGCGAATGCTTCGTCGAAGTGTATCGGTCTCATTGCGTGGATGCATACTTTTTCGCCGGCCAAAATGTGGATTCGCGGCCTCAAGATTTTGCACAAGCCACTCTTGCATTTGCATACCCAATTCAACCGCGATATTCCGTGGGGTGAAATTGATATGGACTTTATGAACCTGAACCAGAGTGCACACGGCGACCGTGAATTTGGTTTTATCATGAGCCGTATGCGCCTGAATCGTAAAGTAGTGGTAGGCCATTGGCAAGACCCGGTGGTGATTGCTAAAATCAATGCGTGGGCCAGAGCTGCTGCGGGTTGGAACGATTGGCAGGGTGCCCGTTTTGTTCGCTTTGGCGACAACATGCGGTATGTGGCCGTAACAGATGGCGACAAAGTGGAAGCAGAAATGCAGTTTGGTTTTAGTGTAAATACTCACGGCATTGGCGACCTCGTAAAAGTGATTGATGCAGTAAGCGATGCTGATGTAGATACACTGGTGCAGGAATATTTTGATACCTACACCGTAATGGCCAGCCTCAAAAAAGAAGGGTCGCAATATGCATCGTTGCGGGATGCCGCCCGAATTGAATTGGGTCTCGAATACTTTTTGAAAGATGGTAATTACAAAGGCTATAGTGATACGTTTGAAGATTTGCATGGCATGAAACAATTGCCAGGTATAGCTTCACAACGCATGATGGGAAAGGGGTACGGCTTTGCCGGCGAAGGCGATTGGAAAACCGCAGCTCTTGTACGGGCCATGAAAGTGATGGGCCAGGGCATGCCCGGTGGCAATAGTTTTATGGAAGATTATACCTATCATTTTGACCCGGCCAATCCGTTGGTACTGGGCTCACATATGCTGGAAATTTGTGAGAGCATTGCCAGCCATACACCCAATGTAGAAATTCATCCGTTGGGTATTGGAGGAAAAGAAGATCCTGTTCGCCTGGTATTTAATAGTGCAGCTGGCCCGGCTATCAATGCATCGGTTGTAGACATGGGCAATCGTTTCCGTTTGTTGGTAAATGAAGTGGAAGCCATTGTCCCGATTGCAGAACTGCCTAAGTTGCCTGTGGCCCGTGTGTTGTGGAAGCCTTATCCCAACATGCACGATGGCTGTGCTGCCTGGATATTGGCAGGCGGTGCACACCACACCTGCTACAGCCAAAACCTCACGGCCGAGCACATGGAAGACTTTGCAGACATTGCCGGCATTGAGTATGTACGCATTGGTAAAAACACCGATCTCTATCAATTGAAAAACGAACTGCGCTGGAGCGAAGTGTATTACAAATAACCCCTTTAAAAGAACCATCTGTGCAAGGTATTTTCCCTAACATTGGTGGTTCACTTTTTTCTCACTTTCCTTTACAACGATTATGAATAACAAATTAGTGATGACTGACTTCATAGTGTTCGGCATCTACTTCGTGTTGCTGGCTGCCTATGGATACATGATTTATCGCAAGAAGAAAAAACAAGAAACTTCTGCTACGCATGATTTCTTTCTGGCAGAAGGTTCGCTTACCTGGTGGGCCATT
The Phnomibacter ginsenosidimutans genome window above contains:
- the araA gene encoding L-arabinose isomerase; translated protein: MTDLKQLEVWFVTGSQDLYGEQTLRQVAAHSQEIAASLHAADIPVSVVFKPTVKSPEEIYAICAEANASSKCIGLIAWMHTFSPAKMWIRGLKILHKPLLHLHTQFNRDIPWGEIDMDFMNLNQSAHGDREFGFIMSRMRLNRKVVVGHWQDPVVIAKINAWARAAAGWNDWQGARFVRFGDNMRYVAVTDGDKVEAEMQFGFSVNTHGIGDLVKVIDAVSDADVDTLVQEYFDTYTVMASLKKEGSQYASLRDAARIELGLEYFLKDGNYKGYSDTFEDLHGMKQLPGIASQRMMGKGYGFAGEGDWKTAALVRAMKVMGQGMPGGNSFMEDYTYHFDPANPLVLGSHMLEICESIASHTPNVEIHPLGIGGKEDPVRLVFNSAAGPAINASVVDMGNRFRLLVNEVEAIVPIAELPKLPVARVLWKPYPNMHDGCAAWILAGGAHHTCYSQNLTAEHMEDFADIAGIEYVRIGKNTDLYQLKNELRWSEVYYK